From Melanotaenia boesemani isolate fMelBoe1 chromosome 12, fMelBoe1.pri, whole genome shotgun sequence, a single genomic window includes:
- the si:dkey-10c21.1 gene encoding uncharacterized protein si:dkey-10c21.1 — MDKLRSEQEKLSMWLSSDPDYILEQCGDILSINEWKEVQKQTAALQKTNKLLNIIIHKGGDTCQSFLEILRENEGRYQDLHQFFHPTTQGSTPPTVFADNSSAVTAREIKNLTAKDLTTTIEIESKPGGNPPRKAALQVTYTANNGSLICADRITDVSIDGSVNYSVSIRPRQPNPVTARHSGPSPQISNHKDPAVKWITDHKVKLISCLKADLFILQYVHEKEIVTDSQYDNLKHSSPPETTVINLIDQVIIKGQETCEKFLVVLKEPDVLNTYPQLKNILNLDA; from the exons ATGGACAAGCTGAGGTCAGAGCAGGAGAAACTGAGTATGTGGCTTTCCAGTGACCCTGATTACATCCTCGAACAGTGTGGGGATATTTTATCTATAAACGAGTGGAAAGAGGTGCAAAAGCAAACAGCTGCTTTACAGAAGACAAATAAACTTTTGAACATAATCATTCACAAAGGAGGAGATACCTGCCAAAGCTTCCTCGAGATTCTGAGGGAGAATGAAGGACGCTACCAAGATCTGCATCAGTTTTTTCACCCCACCACTCAAG GCTCAACCCCTCCAACAGTGTTTGCTGATAACAGCAGTGCGGTGACGGCCAGAGAAATCAAAAACCTAACTGCAAAAGATCTTACCACGACGATTGAAATAGAAAGCAAACCAGGAGGAAATCCACCAA GGAAGGCTGCTCTCCAAGTTACTTACACTGCAAACAATGGCAGTTTAATATGTGCTGATAGAATAACTGATGTCAGCATAGACGGGAGTGTAAACTATTCAGTCTCTATCAGACCACGCCAGCCAAATCCAG TTACAGCAAGACATTCAGGACCTTCTCCTCAGATAAGTAACCACAAG GACCCTGCAGTAAAATGGATAACTGATCACAAGGTTAAGCTGATCTCCTGCCTGAAGGCCGATCTCTTCATTCTGCAGTATGTGCATGAAAAGGAAATCGTCACTGACAGCCAATATGACAATCTGAAGCATTCCTCTCCACCAGAAACAACTGTAATCAACCTTATTGATCAGGTGATTATAAAAGGTCAAGAAACCTGTGAGAAGTTTCTTGTGGTTCTCAAAGAACCTGACGTTCTGAATACGTATCCACAGCTGAAAAATATTCTGAACCTTGATGCTTAG